The Amycolatopsis sp. DG1A-15b genome window below encodes:
- a CDS encoding YbaB/EbfC family nucleoid-associated protein has product MAQPGGGFDLSQLMQQAQQMQQKLVEAQEELANTEVTGTAGGGLVTATVSGDSQLKSLQIDPKVVDPDDVETLSDLIVAAVRDASASAQKLTEQKLGPLAGGLGGGGGMPDLGALGFGG; this is encoded by the coding sequence ATGGCCCAACCCGGCGGCGGCTTCGACCTTTCCCAGCTGATGCAGCAGGCGCAGCAGATGCAGCAGAAGCTCGTCGAAGCCCAGGAAGAGCTGGCCAACACCGAGGTCACCGGCACTGCCGGGGGCGGACTGGTCACCGCGACCGTGTCCGGTGACAGCCAGCTGAAGAGCCTCCAGATCGACCCGAAGGTGGTCGACCCGGACGACGTCGAGACGCTGTCCGACCTGATCGTGGCGGCGGTCCGCGACGCGTCGGCGAGCGCGCAGAAGCTCACCGAGCAGAAGCTCGGCCCGCTGGCCGGCGGGCTCGGCGGCGGTGGCGGCATGCCGGACCTCGGTGCCCTCGGCTTCGGCGGCTGA
- a CDS encoding N-acetylmuramoyl-L-alanine amidase has translation MVAVRRATAPLLLAGALLLTGCSDDAPAAPAPVVTTTTASPTPSSPTPSPSPSPSPSPSPSSSATPPPAAAAGKVVVLDPGHNGGNGAHPAEINRPVPAGRGQTKPCNTTGTATNAGYPEHAFTFDVAQRVGKALADKGIRVVYTRQDDTGVGPCVDRRAAIGNDANADAVVSIHADGSEAAGANGFHVAYSSPPLNAAQGAPSTRLAQTLRDTMRTNGFSAANYIGTDGLSARADLGGLNLSTRPAALVECGNMRNATEAARMTSADGRQRFASAIAAAIEAYLAS, from the coding sequence GTGGTCGCCGTGCGACGCGCGACTGCTCCCCTGCTGCTGGCCGGTGCCCTCCTGCTCACCGGCTGTTCCGACGACGCTCCAGCGGCGCCCGCGCCCGTGGTCACGACCACGACCGCGTCGCCCACGCCGTCGTCTCCAACGCCGTCTCCGTCGCCGTCTCCATCTCCGTCTCCATCTCCGTCTTCGTCGGCCACGCCGCCGCCGGCGGCGGCGGCCGGGAAGGTCGTCGTGCTGGACCCCGGCCACAACGGCGGCAACGGCGCCCACCCGGCGGAGATCAACCGCCCGGTGCCGGCCGGGCGCGGGCAGACCAAGCCGTGCAACACGACCGGCACCGCGACCAACGCGGGCTACCCCGAGCACGCGTTCACCTTCGACGTCGCGCAGCGGGTCGGGAAAGCGTTGGCGGACAAGGGGATCCGCGTCGTCTACACGCGACAGGACGACACCGGCGTCGGCCCCTGCGTCGACCGTCGCGCGGCGATCGGCAACGACGCGAACGCGGACGCGGTCGTCTCCATCCACGCCGACGGCTCGGAAGCGGCGGGGGCGAACGGCTTCCACGTCGCGTACTCGTCACCACCGCTGAACGCCGCGCAGGGAGCGCCTTCGACGCGGCTGGCGCAGACGCTGCGCGACACGATGCGCACGAACGGCTTCAGCGCGGCGAACTACATCGGCACGGACGGCCTGTCGGCCCGCGCGGACCTGGGCGGCCTCAACCTTTCGACCCGGCCGGCGGCCCTGGTGGAGTGCGGCAACATGCGCAACGCCACGGAGGCGGCCCGGATGACGAGCGCGGACGGACGGCAGCGGTTCGCGTCCGCCATCGCGGCGGCGATCGAGGCCTACCTGGCCTCCTGA
- a CDS encoding TIGR03618 family F420-dependent PPOX class oxidoreductase produces the protein MELPESCHRLFERPFNAVLTTIDPDGSPQTSLVWASREGDEIVMGMEGRRPKVRNIRNDPRVTVLIEDHDERDARGLPQYLLVRGTARVVGPDIADEFTALMDRQARRYLGAEKYELGNQGSPTAVIVRVTADRVTGIGPWAS, from the coding sequence ATGGAACTTCCCGAAAGCTGCCACCGCCTGTTCGAGCGGCCGTTCAACGCCGTGCTGACGACCATCGACCCGGACGGCTCGCCGCAGACCTCGCTGGTCTGGGCCAGCCGGGAGGGCGACGAGATCGTGATGGGCATGGAGGGCCGCCGGCCCAAGGTGCGCAACATCCGCAACGACCCGCGCGTCACCGTGCTGATCGAGGACCACGACGAGCGCGACGCCCGGGGGCTGCCGCAGTACCTGCTGGTCCGGGGCACCGCCCGGGTGGTCGGGCCGGACATCGCCGACGAGTTCACGGCGCTGATGGACCGGCAGGCCCGGCGCTACCTCGGCGCCGAGAAGTACGAACTGGGCAACCAGGGCTCACCGACGGCCGTGATCGTGCGCGTCACGGCCGACCGGGTCACGGGCATCGGCCCCTGGGCGTCCTGA
- a CDS encoding helix-turn-helix domain-containing protein, with protein sequence MGDFSGDVFLADCPARLAIEMIADKWAVVVVFALSRGPRRHGELAGLIGGISRKVLTQTLRKLQGHGLVDRRAYAEAPPRVEYCLTELGRTLVEPIGVLTKWATQHGEAVLEAQEAR encoded by the coding sequence ATGGGTGACTTCTCGGGTGACGTCTTCCTCGCCGACTGCCCGGCCCGGCTGGCGATCGAGATGATCGCCGACAAGTGGGCGGTCGTCGTCGTGTTCGCGCTCAGCCGCGGCCCGCGGCGGCACGGCGAGCTGGCCGGCCTGATCGGCGGGATCTCCCGCAAGGTCCTCACCCAGACGCTGCGCAAGCTCCAGGGCCACGGCCTGGTGGACCGCCGCGCGTACGCCGAAGCGCCGCCGCGCGTCGAGTACTGCCTGACCGAGCTCGGCCGGACGCTCGTCGAGCCGATCGGCGTCCTCACGAAGTGGGCGACGCAGCACGGCGAGGCCGTCCTCGAGGCTCAGGAGGCCAGGTAG
- a CDS encoding glycosyltransferase family 2 protein, with amino-acid sequence MSANPLLPSLSVVIPVYNEQDWIERSVGALLASASAASWPIEVVVVDDGSTDATPSRLDDLRERHGITVLRQANAGRFEARRAGIAKSSGEWIALLDSRVIVDEHTLTFLRDQLVEHPERAVWNGHIDVASEHNPYAGFMAGLVKVPWRKYCANPRLMSYGIEEFDVHPKGTTFFCARRGLLEGSVTAFASLFDDLRFASDDTRMLRWIAEHERIWLAPELSATYHGRDSFKKFTQQAYFRGTTYVDSYIASPGPARNALFGALAAGAVGLVFAAKKPKTTLAAGVLGAVAAGEVVKKCGATGPEARAVTKLLPVFAGGFGAGVLRGLAMAVRARLRRR; translated from the coding sequence GTGAGTGCGAACCCGCTCCTCCCCTCGCTCAGCGTCGTGATCCCGGTCTACAACGAGCAGGACTGGATCGAACGCAGTGTCGGTGCGCTGCTCGCTTCGGCGTCCGCCGCGAGCTGGCCGATCGAGGTCGTCGTGGTCGACGACGGCAGCACGGACGCCACGCCTTCCCGGCTCGACGACCTGCGCGAACGCCACGGCATCACCGTCTTGCGCCAGGCCAACGCCGGCCGGTTCGAGGCCCGGCGGGCGGGGATCGCCAAGTCGTCCGGCGAGTGGATCGCGCTGCTCGACAGCCGCGTCATCGTCGACGAGCACACCCTGACGTTCCTGCGCGACCAGCTCGTGGAGCACCCCGAGCGCGCGGTCTGGAACGGCCACATCGACGTCGCTTCCGAGCACAACCCGTACGCCGGGTTCATGGCCGGTCTGGTCAAGGTGCCCTGGCGCAAGTACTGCGCGAACCCGCGCCTGATGTCGTACGGCATCGAGGAGTTCGACGTCCACCCGAAGGGGACGACCTTCTTCTGCGCGCGCCGCGGCCTCCTCGAAGGCTCGGTGACGGCGTTCGCGTCGCTGTTCGACGACCTCCGCTTCGCCAGCGACGACACCCGCATGCTGCGCTGGATCGCCGAGCACGAGCGGATCTGGCTGGCCCCGGAGCTGTCGGCGACCTACCACGGGCGCGACTCGTTCAAGAAGTTCACGCAGCAGGCCTACTTCCGCGGCACGACCTACGTGGACTCCTACATCGCCTCGCCCGGCCCGGCACGCAACGCCCTGTTCGGCGCGCTCGCGGCCGGTGCCGTCGGCCTGGTCTTCGCCGCGAAGAAGCCGAAGACGACGCTGGCCGCCGGTGTGCTCGGCGCGGTCGCGGCGGGCGAGGTCGTCAAGAAGTGCGGCGCGACCGGCCCCGAGGCCCGCGCGGTCACCAAGCTGCTGCCGGTGTTCGCCGGCGGGTTCGGCGCCGGTGTCCTGCGTGGCCTCGCCATGGCCGTGCGTGCCCGGCTCCGTCGCCGATGA
- the recR gene encoding recombination mediator RecR: protein MYEGVVQDLIDELGRLPGVGPKSAQRIAFHLLAADPVDISRLQDVLGKVKEGVQFCEVCGNVSEQQKCRICRDERRDLTVICVVEEPKDVLAVERTREFKGRYHVLGGALDPLSGIGPEQLRMRELLKRIGEADIKEIIIATDPNTEGEATATYLVRMLRDFPGLSVTRLASGLPMGGDLEFADELTLGRALSGRRVL from the coding sequence TTGTACGAAGGTGTCGTCCAGGACCTGATCGACGAGCTCGGGCGCCTGCCCGGGGTCGGGCCGAAGAGCGCCCAGCGGATCGCGTTCCACCTGCTGGCCGCGGACCCGGTGGACATCTCGCGGCTGCAGGACGTCCTCGGCAAGGTCAAGGAGGGCGTGCAGTTCTGCGAGGTGTGCGGCAACGTCTCGGAGCAGCAGAAGTGCCGCATCTGCCGCGACGAGCGCCGCGACCTCACGGTCATCTGCGTGGTCGAGGAGCCGAAGGACGTCCTGGCGGTCGAGCGCACGCGCGAGTTCAAGGGCCGCTACCACGTCCTGGGCGGCGCGCTCGACCCGCTGTCGGGCATCGGCCCGGAGCAGCTGCGGATGCGTGAGCTCCTCAAGCGCATCGGCGAGGCGGACATCAAGGAGATCATCATCGCCACGGACCCCAACACGGAGGGCGAGGCGACGGCGACCTACCTGGTCCGCATGCTGCGCGACTTCCCGGGCCTGAGCGTGACGCGGCTGGCGTCGGGACTCCCGATGGGCGGTGACCTGGAGTTCGCCGACGAGCTGACGCTGGGCCGCGCGCTCTCCGGTCGCCGGGTGCTCTGA
- a CDS encoding glucosaminidase domain-containing protein, translating to MTRTTTRITVGGLGALISTLALVAPASAGQPTTSDPGTSTTTQEQQRSAAMRAAAVKDGSQDDYVAAAGPAAQRIRDDFDIPASVTVAQSILESNWGRSSLSVNDRNFFGFKCTSPTNPGPFAKGCAPYPTTECVPLPCHTVNAYFRSYDSMENSFRDYGRLLTTSSIYQSALPYRHDPNAFIREVGRHYATDPDYVNKVISLMNTYNLYRFDSGTAPGASLGDEGIAASASYRYGTQEHMFSRGADGSLRHSYNGGESIESESYPGALAGEPVAFVAGDTQHVFARLADNTIGHWYWYPTDADPNFEQWGADDIAGNPTGYAFGDQQHIFARGTDGKLKHLYWTPDTGMVEETQTQSVAGDPVAYVWGDQQHVFGRTGDGHLAHWYWTPTDADPNYGVWGSSTLAGDPTGYAFGEQQHVFARGTDGTLKHFYWTPEEEVVDEPLGAPIQGNPVAYVWQDQQHVFARTPDNQLGHWYWTPEDNQPRHDNWGGNLGTNPTGFATDSQENIYGRSTNGTLTHWYWNTDMGAPDIENWGQ from the coding sequence ATGACCCGCACGACCACCCGGATCACCGTCGGCGGGCTCGGCGCGCTGATCAGCACGCTGGCCCTCGTCGCACCCGCTTCGGCCGGTCAGCCGACGACCAGCGACCCCGGGACGAGCACCACGACCCAGGAACAGCAGCGGTCAGCGGCGATGAGAGCCGCGGCCGTCAAGGACGGCTCCCAGGACGACTACGTCGCCGCGGCCGGCCCCGCCGCCCAACGGATCCGCGACGACTTCGACATACCGGCGTCGGTGACCGTCGCCCAGTCCATCCTCGAGTCGAACTGGGGCCGCAGCTCGCTCTCGGTCAACGATCGGAACTTCTTCGGTTTCAAGTGCACTTCGCCAACCAACCCCGGTCCGTTCGCCAAGGGCTGCGCCCCCTACCCGACCACCGAGTGCGTGCCGCTGCCGTGCCACACCGTCAACGCGTACTTCCGCTCCTACGACTCGATGGAGAACTCGTTCCGCGACTACGGCCGGCTCCTCACCACCAGCTCGATCTACCAGAGCGCGCTCCCGTACCGCCACGACCCGAACGCGTTCATCCGCGAGGTGGGCCGGCACTACGCCACCGACCCGGACTACGTGAACAAGGTCATCTCCCTGATGAACACGTACAACCTCTACCGCTTCGACTCCGGCACGGCACCCGGTGCGTCACTCGGTGATGAGGGGATTGCGGCGTCGGCGTCGTACCGGTACGGGACGCAGGAGCACATGTTCTCCCGTGGTGCGGACGGGTCGTTGCGGCACTCCTACAACGGGGGTGAGTCGATCGAGTCGGAGTCGTATCCGGGGGCGTTGGCGGGTGAGCCGGTGGCGTTCGTGGCGGGGGACACCCAGCACGTGTTCGCCCGGTTGGCGGACAACACGATCGGTCACTGGTACTGGTATCCCACCGATGCCGATCCGAACTTCGAGCAGTGGGGTGCCGACGACATCGCGGGTAACCCGACCGGGTACGCCTTCGGCGATCAGCAGCACATCTTCGCCCGCGGGACCGACGGCAAGCTCAAGCACCTGTACTGGACTCCCGACACCGGCATGGTCGAAGAAACCCAGACCCAATCGGTGGCCGGTGACCCGGTGGCCTACGTCTGGGGCGATCAGCAGCACGTGTTCGGCCGCACCGGCGACGGGCACCTGGCGCACTGGTACTGGACCCCGACCGACGCGGATCCGAACTACGGGGTCTGGGGCTCCAGCACTCTGGCCGGTGACCCGACCGGCTACGCGTTCGGGGAACAGCAGCACGTGTTCGCCCGCGGCACCGACGGCACGTTGAAGCACTTCTACTGGACCCCCGAGGAAGAGGTCGTCGACGAACCCCTGGGTGCACCCATCCAGGGCAACCCCGTGGCCTACGTGTGGCAGGACCAGCAGCACGTGTTCGCCCGCACGCCGGACAACCAGCTCGGCCACTGGTACTGGACACCGGAAGACAACCAGCCCCGCCACGACAACTGGGGCGGCAACCTCGGCACCAACCCCACCGGCTTCGCCACCGACAGCCAGGAAAACATCTACGGCCGCTCCACCAACGGCACCCTCACCCACTGGTACTGGAACACCGACATGGGCGCCCCCGACATCGAAAACTGGGGCCAGTGA
- a CDS encoding UDP-N-acetylglucosamine 2-epimerase, producing MGFTVISFILGTTAELIKIAPVYHGIRERGMRPKIWFTAQHVDEVADVLADLNMPQPDVWLVPEEKAHNLESPAQVPGWAAQVLRTAWSRRHELRAALTEDGRPPLVLVHGDTFTTPYGSLIGKRILKSRVGHVEAGARSGSILSPLPEELNRKIAAKIVDIHFAPSIREVNNLRNARGVVVDTEANTAIDAMRLAINQPLDVPDLPEKFGLATLHRFELVSRPDKYREALEILREQSRKMPILYMAGAPEREKIRSLGIGNIFDDRFIVQPKMRYLKFLPLVARAEYVVTDSGGLSAECYYLGLPCAVHRERTETPQHLGETVVLTEMRGDKLQNFLDTYQNRRGESWMDKYHPSEIVVDTLAQLGYC from the coding sequence ATGGGCTTCACGGTGATTTCCTTCATTCTCGGCACCACCGCGGAACTGATCAAGATCGCCCCGGTCTACCACGGGATCCGCGAGCGCGGGATGCGGCCGAAGATCTGGTTCACCGCCCAGCACGTCGACGAGGTCGCGGACGTCCTCGCGGACCTGAACATGCCGCAGCCGGACGTCTGGCTGGTGCCGGAGGAGAAGGCCCACAACCTCGAGTCGCCGGCGCAGGTCCCGGGCTGGGCCGCGCAGGTGCTGCGCACCGCGTGGAGCCGTCGCCACGAACTGCGCGCCGCGCTGACCGAGGACGGCCGCCCGCCGCTGGTGCTGGTGCACGGCGACACGTTCACCACGCCGTACGGCTCGCTGATCGGCAAGCGGATCCTGAAGTCCCGCGTCGGGCACGTCGAGGCGGGCGCGCGGTCGGGCAGCATCCTCTCGCCGCTGCCGGAGGAGCTGAACCGCAAGATCGCGGCGAAGATCGTCGACATCCACTTCGCGCCGAGCATCCGCGAGGTCAACAACCTGCGCAACGCCCGCGGCGTGGTCGTCGACACCGAGGCCAACACGGCGATCGACGCGATGCGCCTGGCCATCAACCAGCCGCTGGACGTGCCGGACCTGCCGGAAAAGTTCGGCCTGGCCACGCTGCACCGCTTCGAGCTGGTCTCGCGCCCGGACAAGTACCGCGAGGCGCTGGAGATCCTGCGCGAGCAGAGCCGCAAGATGCCGATCCTGTACATGGCCGGCGCGCCGGAGCGCGAGAAGATCCGCTCGCTGGGCATCGGCAACATCTTCGACGACCGGTTCATCGTCCAGCCGAAGATGCGGTACCTGAAGTTCCTGCCGCTGGTGGCGCGCGCCGAGTACGTCGTCACCGATTCGGGTGGTCTTTCGGCGGAGTGCTACTACCTCGGCCTGCCGTGCGCGGTGCACCGCGAGCGCACGGAGACGCCGCAGCACCTCGGCGAGACGGTCGTGCTGACGGAAATGCGCGGCGACAAGCTGCAGAACTTCCTCGACACGTACCAGAACCGGCGTGGTGAGTCCTGGATGGACAAGTACCACCCGTCCGAGATCGTCGTGGACACCCTGGCGCAGCTCGGCTACTGCTGA
- a CDS encoding BTAD domain-containing putative transcriptional regulator — translation MTARRNGADVPLGGPKPRTLLAALLLAEGRVLNADRLISIIWDEAPPESASSLLHTYVSTLRRAFQQPDGEPGAILTEQSGYRIELTGCTVDLLEFARLTAEGDSAAGAGDHEAAEQRYGQALDQWQGPALGGLKSRFAATEAARLADQRLDVLEKRIDCAFALGRGAGLVNELTALVAEHPLRERLRGQLMTALWTTGRQADALRCYQAGRGLLVEELGVEPGPELRALHQRILRGDGVAHEPGAPAAPKSEERPAPLREASGGPCLLPPDITDFTGRTTEAATLTKPAARRVAISGKPGSGKSSLAVHVSHLLRSRFPDGQLYVALRGAQQSPVDAVEVLGRFLRALGVADAELPVGLDERVELYRTLSASKRLLVVLDDAADERQVRPLLPSGDDCLCVLTSRVRLAALDSTEHIDLQVLDDKTGLALLTQIVGGTRIAAEPDAARTLVHLCGNLPLAVRIIGARLAARPDWRPSRLVPRLREQRKFLNELAIGDLEVRGSLALSYRGLGDLERSALRRLGWLGVPDFGAWLVSVLLSVPPDDAEDIVEGLVRAQLLDVVSNDGSGVTRYRLHDLIRVFGWERAEAEEDAEQLRLAVRQAADEWYRLVEWASGGTPVRALRPAAPGPATTPELVSTDALGEPLAWFDAEQAALVHIVERASELGLADPAVRLATALCSSSFAVENHFHYWWRTHTAALEAARQTGDLSGQGLLLAGLGWLRSEQDRLDEAADYYAQALEAYAEVDDVRGQAVTRMMLSSVRREQARLPEALKLLGEALPVLSRLGDPRAEARAHHGRGMVLTELGRLPEARTELERALTRYRVLPDDHGVALVLRSLGIVHRAAGRLAEAERACTQGLDLLRGAGDRLMIAYATQALVKVHIRQGRRNTGELHAKLEDALATCREMQDGFGQALMLRTLGELELVRGEPDSARRHLELALTWCDALSLPLWRARNLRDLAAAQRALGRQAESDATHAEAQALFTRYGAREAGEPRMSVKTASGNGKAVCTEHH, via the coding sequence ATGACGGCGCGGCGAAACGGGGCTGATGTCCCGCTGGGCGGCCCCAAACCCCGCACCTTGCTCGCGGCGCTCTTGCTGGCTGAAGGCCGGGTGCTCAACGCCGACCGGTTGATCTCGATCATCTGGGACGAGGCGCCGCCGGAAAGCGCATCCTCGTTGCTGCACACCTACGTCTCGACCCTGCGCCGGGCGTTCCAGCAGCCGGACGGGGAACCGGGCGCGATCCTCACCGAACAGAGCGGCTACCGGATCGAGCTGACCGGCTGCACCGTCGACTTGCTGGAGTTCGCCCGCCTGACGGCGGAAGGGGATTCGGCGGCCGGCGCCGGGGACCACGAAGCGGCCGAGCAGCGGTACGGGCAGGCGCTCGACCAGTGGCAAGGCCCGGCCCTCGGCGGTCTCAAGTCCCGGTTCGCCGCGACGGAGGCCGCCCGGCTGGCGGACCAGCGGCTGGACGTGCTGGAGAAGCGCATCGACTGCGCGTTCGCACTGGGTCGCGGCGCGGGGTTGGTCAACGAGCTGACGGCGCTGGTCGCGGAGCACCCCCTCCGCGAACGCCTCCGCGGCCAGCTGATGACCGCGTTGTGGACGACCGGACGGCAAGCCGATGCGCTGAGGTGCTACCAAGCCGGGCGCGGCTTGCTGGTCGAAGAGCTCGGCGTCGAACCCGGGCCGGAGCTGCGGGCACTGCACCAGCGGATCTTGCGCGGTGACGGGGTGGCGCACGAGCCCGGCGCACCGGCCGCGCCGAAGTCCGAAGAGAGACCGGCACCGCTGCGGGAAGCGTCCGGCGGCCCGTGCCTGCTTCCCCCGGACATCACCGACTTCACCGGCCGGACCACCGAGGCGGCGACGCTCACCAAGCCGGCCGCGCGCCGGGTGGCGATCTCCGGTAAGCCCGGCTCCGGCAAGAGCTCGCTGGCCGTACATGTGAGCCACCTGCTGCGGTCCCGGTTCCCCGACGGGCAGCTCTACGTGGCCCTGCGCGGCGCCCAGCAGTCGCCCGTGGACGCCGTCGAGGTGCTCGGCCGGTTCCTGCGCGCGCTGGGCGTCGCCGACGCCGAACTCCCGGTGGGCCTCGACGAACGCGTCGAGCTGTACCGGACCCTGTCGGCGTCGAAGCGGCTGCTGGTGGTGCTCGACGACGCCGCGGACGAACGCCAGGTGCGGCCGCTGCTGCCCAGCGGTGACGATTGCCTGTGTGTGCTCACCAGCCGGGTGCGACTGGCCGCGCTGGACTCGACCGAGCACATCGACCTGCAGGTCCTCGACGACAAGACCGGTCTCGCCCTGCTCACCCAGATCGTCGGCGGCACCCGGATCGCCGCCGAACCCGACGCGGCTCGCACGCTCGTGCACCTCTGCGGCAACCTGCCGCTGGCCGTCCGGATCATCGGCGCCCGCCTCGCCGCGCGGCCGGACTGGCGGCCGTCCCGGCTGGTGCCGAGGCTGCGCGAACAGCGGAAGTTCCTGAACGAACTGGCGATCGGCGACCTCGAAGTCCGCGGCAGCCTCGCCCTGTCCTACCGCGGGCTCGGTGACCTCGAACGGTCCGCGCTGCGCCGGCTCGGCTGGCTGGGGGTGCCCGACTTCGGCGCTTGGCTGGTGAGCGTGCTGCTGTCGGTGCCGCCGGACGACGCCGAGGACATCGTCGAAGGACTGGTCCGCGCCCAGCTGCTGGACGTGGTCAGCAACGACGGTTCCGGCGTCACCCGGTACCGCCTGCACGACCTCATCCGCGTGTTCGGCTGGGAACGCGCCGAAGCGGAGGAGGACGCCGAGCAGCTGCGGCTCGCGGTCCGGCAGGCGGCCGACGAGTGGTACCGGCTGGTCGAATGGGCCTCGGGAGGTACCCCGGTGCGCGCCCTGCGGCCCGCCGCGCCGGGTCCGGCGACGACCCCGGAGCTGGTCTCCACGGACGCGCTCGGCGAGCCCCTCGCCTGGTTCGACGCCGAACAAGCGGCGCTGGTGCACATCGTCGAGCGCGCCAGCGAGCTGGGACTGGCCGACCCGGCCGTGCGGCTGGCGACTGCGCTGTGTTCCTCGTCCTTCGCCGTGGAGAACCACTTCCACTACTGGTGGCGGACCCACACGGCCGCGCTCGAAGCGGCCCGGCAGACGGGCGACCTCTCCGGTCAGGGCCTGCTGCTGGCCGGTCTCGGCTGGCTGCGCAGCGAGCAGGACCGGCTCGACGAAGCCGCCGATTACTACGCACAGGCCCTCGAGGCGTACGCCGAAGTCGACGATGTCCGCGGCCAAGCGGTCACGCGGATGATGCTGAGCAGCGTCCGGCGCGAGCAGGCACGGCTGCCCGAAGCGTTGAAGCTGCTCGGAGAGGCCCTCCCGGTGCTGAGCCGGCTCGGTGACCCGCGGGCGGAGGCCAGGGCGCATCACGGCCGCGGCATGGTCCTGACCGAACTCGGCCGGCTGCCCGAAGCCCGCACCGAGCTGGAGCGCGCCCTCACCCGGTACCGGGTGCTTCCGGACGACCACGGCGTCGCCCTCGTCCTGCGTTCCCTCGGCATCGTGCACCGCGCGGCCGGGCGGCTCGCCGAAGCCGAGCGGGCGTGCACACAGGGCTTGGACCTCCTGCGGGGAGCCGGCGACCGCTTGATGATCGCTTACGCCACCCAGGCCCTCGTGAAAGTCCACATCAGACAGGGACGCCGGAACACCGGCGAGTTGCACGCGAAGCTCGAAGACGCGCTGGCGACCTGCCGCGAAATGCAGGACGGCTTCGGCCAGGCGCTCATGCTCCGCACCCTGGGCGAGCTCGAACTCGTCCGCGGCGAGCCGGACTCCGCCCGGCGCCACCTCGAGCTTGCCCTCACATGGTGCGACGCGCTTTCCCTCCCCCTGTGGCGGGCCCGCAACCTGCGGGACCTCGCGGCGGCCCAGCGAGCGCTGGGCCGCCAGGCGGAATCCGACGCCACCCACGCCGAGGCGCAGGCCCTCTTCACCAGGTACGGCGCGCGGGAGGCCGGTGAACCCCGGATGTCCGTGAAGACCGCTTCTGGCAACGGGAAAGCGGTCTGCACGGAACACCACTAG
- a CDS encoding PIG-L family deacetylase yields MRTKIARPLAALVLAAATVAAVHSPASADTTTTLSFSAHQDDDLLFMNPDIASDVEAGYNVWVTYLTAGEIPCESHDPCGIDYANDRIQGERAAYAETAGVSDSWTYEQMWFDGHPVAVNHLDGTNVHLVFTYIHAAAGPEDNCGDLYRMLHDDSYVAQPIDNRPAYTKDSFVGMLRSIIDYVQPDYMRTQSTLGHRERRGDGVADNVDHVAGAILAADADVDGAGNTWIRRDEYQGYIITDYPDNVGGYWRDRKQQIWNAYKPFDYQISPWSWDNVMGKQYRPEGRIFWPGIPWVPPGDFNAC; encoded by the coding sequence ATGCGAACGAAGATCGCGCGGCCGCTCGCCGCGCTGGTTCTGGCCGCGGCGACCGTCGCCGCGGTGCACAGTCCCGCCTCCGCCGACACCACCACGACGCTCAGCTTCTCCGCGCACCAGGATGACGACCTGCTGTTCATGAACCCGGACATCGCCTCCGACGTCGAAGCCGGGTACAACGTGTGGGTCACCTACCTCACCGCGGGTGAGATCCCCTGCGAAAGCCACGACCCGTGCGGCATCGATTACGCCAACGACCGGATCCAGGGGGAACGCGCCGCTTACGCCGAGACGGCCGGGGTGTCCGACTCCTGGACGTACGAGCAGATGTGGTTCGACGGTCATCCTGTCGCCGTCAATCACCTCGACGGCACCAACGTCCACCTCGTGTTCACCTACATCCACGCGGCCGCCGGGCCCGAGGACAACTGCGGCGACCTGTACCGGATGCTGCACGACGACTCGTACGTCGCCCAGCCGATCGACAACCGGCCGGCGTACACGAAGGATTCGTTCGTCGGCATGCTGCGGTCGATCATCGACTACGTCCAGCCCGACTACATGCGGACGCAGAGCACCCTCGGGCACCGGGAACGACGCGGTGACGGCGTGGCCGACAACGTCGACCACGTCGCCGGGGCGATCCTCGCGGCCGACGCGGACGTCGACGGCGCGGGCAACACCTGGATCCGGCGGGACGAGTACCAGGGATACATCATCACCGACTACCCGGACAACGTCGGCGGTTACTGGCGGGACCGCAAGCAGCAGATCTGGAACGCCTACAAGCCGTTCGACTACCAGATCAGCCCGTGGTCGTGGGACAACGTGATGGGCAAGCAGTACCGGCCGGAAGGGCGGATCTTCTGGCCGGGCATCCCCTGGGTGCCGCCGGGTGACTTCAACGCTTGCTAG